The following proteins come from a genomic window of Nostoc sp. ATCC 53789:
- a CDS encoding aromatic ring-hydroxylating dioxygenase subunit alpha: MNLNSQTSSSTRKPKTFNNPERFIEGWYWVIPSRNLRVGEVKPVTILGRELVIYRGKDRRVTTFDAYCPHMGAHLAEGKVEGNALRCFFHHWKFDAEGMCIDIPCLDTPPSLKLQSWPTAEKYGMIWVWTGEIPQQPLPFIPELEQKECDIAIHSHFVMNCHPNVVMINAIDTQHINTVHKLPIEIIFERQELNENAIIFSNTTNIKENSSFIKLIRLFYKNAITYSICYWYGSIGIVTLGPDFFHVHTMFAVRLHEGGKAEGQILLITKKRKGFFGWLSNRVVLWLTKIAGKFFLMGDIKIVQTIKFDLKTPIKADQSIMQFINHVERQQSLMWGTWQEARSRDVESKPKRERWQDTTSND, from the coding sequence ATGAATCTCAACTCGCAGACTTCTAGCTCAACCCGTAAACCTAAAACTTTCAATAATCCAGAACGTTTTATTGAAGGATGGTATTGGGTAATACCCTCTCGAAATCTGCGGGTGGGTGAAGTAAAACCTGTCACGATTTTGGGCAGAGAACTAGTGATTTACCGTGGTAAGGACAGAAGAGTAACTACCTTTGATGCCTACTGTCCCCACATGGGCGCTCATCTTGCTGAAGGCAAAGTTGAGGGTAATGCACTCCGTTGTTTCTTCCATCACTGGAAATTTGATGCTGAAGGGATGTGTATTGATATCCCATGTTTAGATACGCCGCCTTCCCTAAAGTTACAAAGTTGGCCCACTGCTGAAAAGTACGGCATGATTTGGGTTTGGACTGGAGAAATACCACAACAACCTCTACCTTTTATTCCCGAATTAGAACAAAAAGAGTGTGATATCGCTATCCATTCTCACTTTGTGATGAACTGTCACCCCAATGTTGTGATGATTAATGCGATTGATACTCAACATATCAATACAGTCCACAAACTGCCAATAGAAATTATTTTTGAAAGACAGGAACTGAACGAAAATGCAATTATCTTCAGTAACACTACAAACATTAAAGAGAATTCATCTTTCATTAAACTCATCCGTCTTTTCTACAAAAATGCCATAACTTACAGTATTTGCTATTGGTACGGTAGCATTGGCATTGTGACACTTGGCCCCGATTTCTTCCATGTCCACACAATGTTTGCAGTTCGCCTCCATGAAGGTGGAAAAGCTGAAGGTCAAATCCTGTTAATTACTAAGAAACGTAAAGGATTTTTTGGTTGGTTATCCAATCGAGTTGTGTTATGGCTAACTAAGATTGCAGGTAAATTTTTTCTCATGGGTGACATCAAGATTGTCCAAACAATTAAGTTTGATTTGAAAACTCCAATCAAAGCAGATCAGTCAATCATGCAGTTTATTAACCATGTTGAAAGGCAGCAATCTCTAATGTGGGGGACTTGGCAAGAAGCGCGATCGCGCGATGTAGAGAGCAAGCCCAAGCGTGAGAGATGGCAAGATACAACGAGTAATGACTAA
- a CDS encoding heavy metal-responsive transcriptional regulator, whose protein sequence is MLTQETKLLLIGQVTDISGIPIRTIRYYESLGLIKSSRRTEGGFRQFSMDVLTRLAFIKRAQNLGLSLEEIGNILQVYDQGQAPCGEIKEKLQDKLLQIDRQIDQLLTLRSEIKGLLSGWKNIGDQYEDTICPIIQNIPQC, encoded by the coding sequence GTGTTAACTCAGGAGACAAAACTGCTTTTAATTGGTCAGGTAACAGATATAAGCGGAATTCCTATCAGGACAATTCGCTATTACGAGAGTTTAGGTTTAATCAAATCATCAAGACGAACAGAGGGAGGCTTCCGTCAGTTTTCAATGGATGTGCTGACTCGTCTAGCGTTCATTAAAAGGGCACAAAATCTTGGTCTGAGCTTAGAGGAGATTGGAAATATTCTTCAGGTCTATGACCAAGGACAAGCTCCCTGTGGTGAAATCAAAGAAAAGCTCCAGGACAAGCTTTTGCAAATTGATCGCCAAATCGATCAGTTGTTAACTTTGCGATCTGAAATAAAGGGATTACTTTCAGGCTGGAAGAATATCGGCGACCAGTATGAAGATACAATTTGTCCCATTATTCAAAATATCCCTCAGTGCTGA
- a CDS encoding response regulator transcription factor, which translates to MTAHILLVEDEVKLARFVELELSSEGYRVSVAHDGIAGLTLARDSSPDLAILDWMLPGLTGLEICRRLRATGSTVPVILLTAKDEVSDRVAGLDAGADDYVVKPFSIEELLARIRAHLRRTQETTEDLLQFEDLSLNRRTREVFREKRSIELTAKEFDLLEYLLSHPRQVFTRDQILEKVWGYDFMGDSNIIEVYIRYLRLKLEENNEKRLIHTVRGVGYALREQS; encoded by the coding sequence ATGACAGCACATATCCTTTTGGTGGAAGATGAAGTCAAACTAGCACGATTTGTCGAATTAGAGCTAAGTAGCGAAGGATACCGAGTAAGTGTAGCTCATGATGGGATTGCTGGTCTTACCCTAGCGCGAGACTCATCGCCAGATTTAGCGATTCTGGATTGGATGTTACCAGGTTTAACAGGTTTAGAAATTTGTCGGCGTTTGCGAGCAACAGGTAGTACAGTACCAGTAATTTTATTGACAGCAAAAGATGAAGTGAGCGATCGCGTCGCCGGATTAGATGCAGGAGCCGATGATTATGTAGTTAAGCCCTTCAGCATTGAGGAATTACTAGCTAGAATTCGCGCCCATCTGCGTCGCACGCAAGAAACAACCGAAGATTTGCTGCAATTTGAAGATTTAAGCTTAAATCGCCGTACCCGTGAAGTTTTTCGAGAAAAACGAAGCATTGAGTTAACAGCAAAAGAGTTTGACTTATTAGAATATCTCCTCTCACATCCCCGTCAGGTGTTTACTAGAGATCAAATTTTAGAGAAAGTTTGGGGTTACGATTTCATGGGTGATTCTAATATTATTGAAGTATATATTCGTTATCTGCGACTCAAATTGGAAGAGAATAATGAAAAGCGTTTGATTCATACAGTCCGTGGTGTAGGCTATGCACTACGGGAACAATCATAA
- a CDS encoding ribbon-helix-helix protein, CopG family, whose translation MNKKWAVKRLTVNLTAEEMKKLEHYCALTGRPATDVIRELLRSLEVDNTKNSEMATADSKTTVGSGLKSQ comes from the coding sequence ATGAATAAAAAATGGGCTGTTAAACGGCTAACAGTAAATCTCACCGCTGAGGAAATGAAGAAACTTGAACACTACTGTGCTTTGACAGGAAGACCAGCAACAGACGTAATTCGAGAATTACTCCGATCTCTTGAGGTTGACAATACTAAAAACTCTGAAATGGCAACAGCAGACTCAAAAACAACAGTTGGCAGTGGCTTAAAATCACAGTAA